A window of Amaranthus tricolor cultivar Red isolate AtriRed21 chromosome 8, ASM2621246v1, whole genome shotgun sequence genomic DNA:
aacaaaattatatgTTCTCTTGCTGTTTTAGACTTTGATTAGCTTATTTTGACATTTTCTCAAAACATTTTGATGTCATCAGTAGTTCATTTAGTAATGTTCAAAAAAAGTAGTCCATTTAGTAACTGTGGCCCTTTCCTCTTTCTTTCCCCATCTCTGGTATTTTGGGCTCTTTTATGAAGGGAATATCTGCTATATTTTTGGCTTACACTTAGTCATTTTTGTTGACTGACCTCATACGGGCCACTAGTGCAGAATGCAAATATCATGTGCAAATGGACAATGCATGTTGATGCTGGTTATTTATCAGTTGTTGGTATGAGCATCATATTGTACTGAGTATTTCCATTTCAGTAGCAAAATGGTCCAAGTgaccaattttattttataaattaaaatatagtactTTTCTACTAATAGAAATCAGCCCTTCTGGTTAATTTTTCTGTGATGTCAGCTTGCACACAACAGTTGTGGTTTTATGATTCTATCTGTAATCTGATTATGTCTTGTATTTTTAGAATGGAAGTATCTTTCTAAGATTTATTAAACTTCTTTGcttcatgaaaaaaaaacaaggaCTTATATAGTGAATACTAAAGTTGAATAATTGTCAATAGAAATCGTTTAAAGTAGTGCCGATAGTTGATAAGCTtcatattaagtatgattttaGCTTTTGAACAAAATCGATAGAAGTCAGTCGTGCTTACATAAAATAGTGTATTTTGACATTTAAAATATCTCATTCAGGGTTACAAACTGATAATCACAAAGTTATAATATTTATCTTATACTcactccgaaccaatttagatgtcccatttgcttgggcacggttattaaggattgggtggggtccattaaaaagggtaagttgtaaagggtaagtagtgaaggataaggagtgaagggtagttgggtaagtaaggtatatgggggtatattcgtaattacttatgtgaactaaggatatttaggtaaaagaagattgacaaaaatagaaatgggacaactaaaaagactttgccaaataagaaaatgggacaactaaattggttcggagggagtatatgctAGATAGAGCTAGGTTATATGTTATAAGAAGTAATAGATTTGAATACTGATATGTTGATACTCTCTTTGCATTTAGCTTGCTTTGTGATTTGCATTATCATATGGGTGAATTTGTTGTGCTTGAGTGCAATGCTGACTATTTCAGAGCACCATTCTATACTGTCTTCTTTGAGTTGGAGTGATAGTTCCCAATCTCAATAATGCCTCTTGAAGAAATCAATGACGCAATCCAAATCTTTACCTCattttgcaatcctttttgccTTTTGCATGTGGTTTATCGCATCATGATCTTGCCAGTTGCAAGGTTCCTGCAAGAATTATTTAATCAGGATTTTCCATTCTTcccattttatattaattaggaTGTAATAATCTAGATTCAGACGATTCTAGTGTCAAAACTTTAGCAGAACCTTCTTATGATTTGCCTTTTTACCTTCCTTCTTGTGGTCACTCTTCAACGTGGCTGCGTTTTTAAAGATAAAACCTTATTTTAACATTAAGAAAGTGAAATCAGCTAGGAAGGTGCTTAACTTTCTTTATTTTCCATTGAGGAGAATCTAGGATTATCTTGAATGTTTGTCTCCTTATTCTCATCTTAGATCTCTTGCCTCTATAGAAAAGATAAAGCCTTAAACAATGTGGTTAAATCAGATACAGAATGGCCTTTTTTTATCTCACTGTCACATGATTTACTAATTTCCTTGCTAATTGCGAATTGAAAAAGCGTATTATGGTCTAATTTGAGCTATTTATGAGTGAATTGCAAATTCAAAAAGTGAATTATAGGCAAATTATCTAACTGTGCATTGTCTCCTtaggttattttttattttgtgattGCACTATGAATTAGAAAAACAAAGAAggaattaattaaatatactgTGAAATACTGTACTTAGATATGACTTTTACCTACCTTCTAGGATAGTTGTGATTAATTTAGTATATATGCAAAGTTTAAAGtactaaaattatattaagCTCTTTACAGATATTTGGAGAAccattcaaatttttttatgtgttgCCTATGTTTTGAAAGTATTATATATGATTAACATCGAAAAGGACCTAAAACTTGTTAGTTGTCTTCTCTAGCAAATTAAATGGAGTAAGCTAAACCTATTGAGTCTTTAAAAGACTACTGCAGTGATGACAAATCTCTTGTAGCTTTGGCTTCTGATaaagaaaatgattttattaaatgattCAAATTAATTAGTGTTACTTCCGGTCAaacaatgtatatttttttatttgggagattaaatctaaatttttttatgtatttcaaGTTTATCCACTTCATGTCATTGGGACAAAGAAATATTGTTGTAGGTTTATCCAATCTTCATGACTGCTTGCTGTTGATATGTatcatgtatgtatgtatgtatgggTATCAGTTAACTCAGGATTTCCCACAAAGGACTCAGATCAGCGGGAAAGTATgtgtattttcttttcttgcttGAGCGGTATTCTTTAATGTTAACGGTTTAATGCGGATACGCTGCAGGAATACTTATTGTCATTTAGAAAGAAAGAACGTACATCACTATTTCTATTCAAACATGATTTTAGGCAATGACAAAGGTAGATTCGTGAGGAAACCCTTAATCGCCCTACAACCATCTGTATAATTAATGTTGATGTGTTTTGTGTCTAGCTTGCTAATTTTGTTTTCTCTTGTGGCCTTTTGTGCTGTAGCTGCAATTAAAAGAAATATCTGAGTAGTGTACTGACTCTGTTTTGAATTCTGAGCTTCAGTGTTAGTATTAGTAATCATTATGCAAAACAAGGTCGCAGCGTCGCCCTCAAATTTGATATTACACATGCTGTCAAGGCGTGAATTAACCGCATTTTAGCCCTAATCAAATGATTTCTCACGATTACAACTGATATTTGCAGTACGACAACCACATCACCGTGTCGTTACCGCCGTGACCGTTATCACTTTTTGGCACTATGCTAGTAATGAAAAACGTTTGTGGAATACATTTTAACTTAATGTTAATCATTTATACCGATAAAGATAATATTTGTAGtgtaattaaaaatcataattccTCTAGATTTGAATACTTGAAACATGTCGTCAATAAAGCATCCACATAAATTGATCAAACGTTGTCTTATAGTCAAAGATGCACTGTTCTTGGAAGTTTTATGAGAGAATGGTTTCTCTGAAGAAACTTCTTAAAACCTGTATCCAAAAGACCAAAACCCATGTTGTAAAGCTTTTCTTTTTCCCGCTTTAACCCTTCTTAATCCTGGCTTCTGACCCTAGTTACGTTTCCTGAAatctaaaaagaaaataaagagttataaattgaaaacctagaagaaaaatatttatgttGAAGCTGCTACTTTGCGAATTCTTGGATGAACATAGCAAGCGGTATAAGGAGTTTAGAAAAAAAGAAGTGTTCAGCAAATCAGCAAAAACCTAACTTTTAGAACTAAACTAATGTTTAATCATTCATATCTTACTCACTCTTCTATTTACATTTGACGACAACAAATACAAAACAACACAACACACGTAATGCCTTCACTGAAATGGAACCCAAATTCGCCACACCTTAATATCACAATCCAAACTACCACTATACACTATAAAAGAAGTACCGGAGCCAGGACTATTGTTTGGATCAATAGTTGCAGTTAAGCACTTAACAGGTTTCATATGCCCTTCTAAGACTGCCAAACAAGTATAACTCTTATCAACACTTGACCTCTTCCATACCCTGATAGTTTTATCAGCTGACCCACTGAAAAGCACATCAAACACCACAGCCAAGCACAAAATCGCGTTGCTGTGGCCTCTAAGTGCTCCCACAACCACCATGTTTCCCGCACCATCAGCTTCTCTCTCCCATACTACTATCGATCGATCACATGCTCCAGAATAGAGCACAGAGCCATCACTGCTTAAAGCTAATGCATTAACAGCTGACTTGTGCTTCTGTAACGTTGCCACCAGTGAGTGCTTTTTTTCACCTTGGTTAATCTTCCATACTTTGATCGTCTTATCAGCTGATCCAGTGTAGACATACCCATCTTTAGATAACGTGAGAGCATTGATGGCATCATCATGCGCTTTGGTCACAGATTCTAGGCACTTGAAATCAGAGGTTCGCCAGACCTTAAAGGTCCGATCCCATGAGGCTGAGTATAGATGGGATCCATCGCCTGATAAGGCAAGTGCCGATACAGTGTCAACGTGATGGACCCAGGTACATGACTTGTTCCTCCGCACTTCTACATAGTTTTTGGTAAAGAATAGCCTTAGGAAACGGTCGTTCATTGTGGGAAGAGTTTTTATACATTGGTATCGCTGTGGGTGGTTTTCGTTATTGTCATGAATTTTCCAGACCCGAATTTTATTATCCTGATGGGCGCTGAATAGCTTATCCCCTAATGCTACCAGGGACTTGACTGCACCATTTGAGACAGctacaatatttttattctcGATTGGATTCTGATGGTTAGCCGTCAGTTCCCTTGGCCAAACCCGGATTTCATTGTTGTAGGAACCACTATAGAGATGTTTCCCACAAAGAACAAGGGAGAAGACATAGGAGGTGTGGCCTTTAAGAGTTGAGATACACTGGCTATGTACTGAATTTTGTAGATCAAATTGTTGGGATTGAGAGAGTGAAGGAAGGGATTGAAGGCTTTGCTGTGAAGtcagtgaagaagaagatgaggatGAGGAGTAACCAGATTGAAGGGTATGTGTGTCAAATGATTGATTTTCTTCTTGTAGATGGCAAGGTAGTGGACAATGGAGAAGGCCCATTTTTGtcttcaaatttttttagaGGGAAAGAGAATGTTTGATGGGTGGGTAAAGGATAAAACCCAAACTTGTATATAAAGACGAGGAATGAAAGCAAGTTAAGGTCATGGGCCAAATTTGGGAAAAGAGTAAAGGGGAAACTTGACAAAAAAGGTGAGACCCCACAAGATACTGTTGAGAATGTAAGCAATACGACACTGTACGGGGACTCAGTCCAACTTTGCTAGGCGCACATAGCACTAACCATTTTTATGGGTCCTTCCATGTCCACCTTTTTCTTATTATCTTTTTAGTGCTTGTGAAATTTCAATAGTGTAAAATAAGGCTGCACTAGATTGGTCatgttgtaaatttttttttatttaaaataagttGATATTTGCCACGTCGAAGGTAAAAAAAATCGCGTTTTTAGCTGTTTCGAGAGATCATGCTTTTGACCAATATTCGGCTTTACGATAACCCAATCATCGTGCCGTTATCGCGATTGCAACCGTTACTGCATGTTCGCACCATAATGCTAAATACTTGTTTGAAGTTTGGTCAGACGTTCCTTTATCTTTAACTTTTTCTTGCAAGATTTTCGACGAAATGGTTTATGCATTGGAAAAGTACACAATGAATTTTCGTCTTTGTTTATGTATGGATAAGGTATGTCGTGTAAACTGGCATCTGTAATATATCGATTTGATCGCCTTCTTCAATTCAGATAGGACCTAATCTACCGCGGGCAAGTTGTTTGATTTGGTATTGATTTTGAAGTTTTAAAACTAAATATGAAATCATAATGATGGAAACGTACATTAAACTGTAAACAACTTGCAATGCCttattttaaactatttttttttttattaagatttgaattttCTTGGAAGGTTGATTTTTATGATGCTGTTTTTCTAAGTGAAATGAGCTGTTGCCTtgcattttcattaccatgcaTACTTTTGTGGGGACTAAACACCTTTGAAAAGCACTGTTAGAAATCAGTTGCATTAGCAAGTCATGAAAAATGATGAAACACTTTGGGATAGATACCTAACCCCAAGTCCGAGCTTTAGGTTGTTTTTGATCTTTTGGATATATACCTTCTGAATTCCTCCCCTTTAATTTGAGCTTGCTCTCTTATCTGTGGAGGAGCAAACTTAAGGAGACAAAAGGAGTATGTAGAGTTACTAATGGATTTTCTACACTAAAAAGACTGTATTTTGTACTAAAAATGAATGGTATTGGACTTTTTACTCCATACTCAAGGTTAAAGTAGACGTCGTACATTATTAAGCAAGGATACTTCTGTAGGTTAAATGTGGTTTTGTTTGTATACTTAGTTATTCCTTTAAACGTTGTCACTTTAAAGCAAAAATAGAAACTTTTTGGTAAATCCAGCATCAGCATGATCATGTAAGAAAAACCCAGGATCCCAATCTCATATTCATATTTTCTCAAGATTTTACATAAATACGCAACTTGAATTCGAAGTTACCTCAGCTTAGGGTCCCAAATCATGACATATTTTCATTTAGTACTATTGTCTAAACTTTCAATCAGTACATCAATCTTTTGTTTTAGTTAATTCCAGAATAATGGTGAAAGCTCCAGATTGATTTATAATTGTTCGTAGTGGTGATTAAAATTAGGAGGTAGGGTGGGGTTTAACCCTAATCATGCTGACTACCGCCACGTGTGACTTGGTAGCCATCATGTTTAGCAGTCTAaatattattagtttgttacTAATGATGTTTAAAATAAGTTGTTAAAGAACATATTGCAGGATATTAAATATCTAAACGAGCTATCATGTAGACTAATTGTTGATGAGAGTTAGAGTAGGATGGGGTAGAAAGTTCTGCTTTTGTGGATAAGGCTAGTGGCATGATATGAACTTTTCTCATAATGGCCTTTTAATTTCAGAATGGTTAATCTGACTTATCCTGTGTGATTCATGGTGCTTTTGGTTTTTTCATACAGTTATTCATCATTGTTatctttatataattttattagacTTTGAAAGggatgtttaaaaaaaatattgtaggAGATTAAAGAATGTTACAGATTGATTAGTAAGATCCTCCCCGCTCCACTTGAACTTTATTTGCTATGATGGCCAAGATTAGTGGATAATAGTTGTAGAGTTGTAATCTTGTACACAGTACAAATAAGTACACTTGTTGAAGTGGCTAACGTTAGTGGATTATACTTGTACACAATACACATTACATATAAGTACAAGTTATTGCATCTTACATATCAGACTTTCTTTTTGTACGTTATATCATGTTTGAATGATTCTGTTTGCTTGCCTGCAAAATCTACTGTGTTTTACAATAAATGCAGAGCTTACATTATACTAATAGCTGTATACTGTAACCATACATGAAACATGTGTGATACTCGCGTATTCCAATACGCTCTCACCTAGACTGGGCCCTTGGGATTTGATGTACGCAATCTTACCCCTAAAAGTTTTTTTTCAGACTGGCTTTTGATAGCAAACATAATGCaattatacataaataataaatgcaTATAATCTAATGAGTCATTTTTAGTATATTCCATCATAAGGTTTATTTGGCAAATAACTATAATTAGATTGTTTAACCAGATTGAAGTATTGGCTGATTTGCTAGTTGTTAAGCTAGTTGTTTAAGATTAGTATATTGAAACCAAAGACCTATGGATCTTTGaccatattaaaaaatttacatatgTGTGGTACTTGCACATAATTAATGATACTTAAGGGGAAACTAACTCAATGGAACTAATTTACTATGTATGTCATTCATGTTGTAATGTGGCACTTTAATCCCTTTTTGTTTCTTCCATTTCCTCTCAACAGTTTTCACTTCTGTTCGAAGACCATAATTTGGTAAATTGTTTGGTGAGATAGTTTTAAACTTGGAAATTTGTATAAGCATAGCAAAATGTTGTTCTCTATTTCAGAAGCTCTTGGAGTTGTCCACCTCTTGCAAGAGCTAGAAAGCTATTAACTGTAACGCATGCTAAGGTGACAACCTAATTACCTGAATCCTGATAAtggtatgatttttttattttttattttttacaaattcattttttttaattagatcAATCAGGTGTATGTAATGTTGTGGTTCCTTGACAAGAATTTAGTTGAAGTAGATCTTTTATTGGTTTAAATGGTAAAAAGAGGAGGTTTAAGAAGATATTGTAATGTTATGTGCAAAACTTATGTGATGTTGTGACCAATTAGTTTGTGTTAATCTGACCTTTTGAAACGACCCCACTTTCGTTTTTAATCCATCACGTTCATTTTGTTGTAATTTACGAAAAGTGCTTGTGActcaatggatagagcatcCGCATGTGGAGCATAATGTTTGGAGTTCGACCCTTACTGAGCGCAGGTATTAATTGGTTGTTTCTTGACTGCgcgcatctctctttactccctTCTTGGGGGAAcgggtatgatttgtccgcatctttcagaAAAAAGAAAACCCCCCACTCAGACCCTGCCTTGTGCGGGATACTGGTAGCGTCCTTTAGGATATCATTAGACACTAGGATGCCAACCCTGTTACGGCAAACGTAACGGGGTTGGCATCTTATTGTCTAATGATATCCTAAAACAATTGGTTGAAGAAAGGAGGTGTAATGACAGAATTATGCTAGTTAGGATAGTAGTGGAGGAAGAGATCATATCCATTGTCAAGGTGTACGGGCCCCAAGTTGGTCTCGATGAGCAGGTGAAGTCCGAGTTCTGGATAACCTAGGAGACCTCATGAGAATTATCCCGAAGACAAAAAAGTTTTCTTAGGAGACTTTAACGGACATATAGGCAAAGATGTAGGCAACTATAACTCGGTAAACGGTGGGTTTGGTTTGGGGTCAAGGAATGAGAGTGGGGAGAATTTGCTGGATTTTGCACTAGCAAAAGAATTGGTTATAGCAAACtcgatctttagaaagaaagatgagcaTTTGACCACATATAAGAGCAGCGGGCATGCAACCCATGTTGACTATTTTTTAGTGCGCAAGGGAGAA
This region includes:
- the LOC130820721 gene encoding protein JINGUBANG isoform X2 is translated as MGLLHCPLPCHLQEENQSFDTHTLQSGYSSSSSSSSLTSQQSLQSLPSLSQSQQFDLQNSVHSQCISTLKGHTSYVFSLVLCGKHLYSGSYNNEIRVWPRELTANHQNPIENKNIVAVSNGAVKSLVALGDKLFSAHQDNKIRVWKIHDNNENHPQRYQCIKTLPTMNDRFLRLFFTKNYVEVRRNKSCTWVHHVDTVSALALSGDGSHLYSASWDRTFKVWRTSDFKCLESVTKAHDDAINALTLSKDGYVYTGSADKTIKVWKINQGEKKHSLVATLQKHKSAVNALALSSDGSVLYSGACDRSIVVWEREADGAGNMVVVGALRGHSNAILCLAVVFDVLFSGSADKTIRVWKRSSVDKSYTCLAVLEGHMKPVKCLTATIDPNNSPGSDFRKRN
- the LOC130820721 gene encoding protein JINGUBANG isoform X1; amino-acid sequence: MGLLHCPLPCHLQEENQSFDTHTLQSGYSSSSSSSSLTSQQSLQSLPSLSQSQQFDLQNSVHSQCISTLKGHTSYVFSLVLCGKHLYSGSYNNEIRVWPRELTANHQNPIENKNIVAVSNGAVKSLVALGDKLFSAHQDNKIRVWKIHDNNENHPQRYQCIKTLPTMNDRFLRLFFTKNYVEVRRNKSCTWVHHVDTVSALALSGDGSHLYSASWDRTFKVWRTSDFKCLESVTKAHDDAINALTLSKDGYVYTGSADKTIKVWKINQGEKKHSLVATLQKHKSAVNALALSSDGSVLYSGACDRSIVVWEREADGAGNMVVVGALRGHSNAILCLAVVFDVLFSGSADKTIRVWKRSSVDKSYTCLAVLEGHMKPVKCLTATIDPNNSPGSGTSFIVYSGSLDCDIKVWRIWVPFQ